The Sporocytophaga myxococcoides genome includes a window with the following:
- a CDS encoding T9SS type A sorting domain-containing protein — protein MKKQLLFIASLFAAFNLSAQTQLPNSNFEEWSTDEESESEQPTSWLPATDCDVTPCLVYSEKTTDSHSGSAVKIITLKDSESGEVSSSVLGAFVFPFADKPTKVTFWYKSSATAGATIQLNTGNIFAPVTVGQGIGIFSASTEFKKAEFDVTYSSEDAPLFVIFGVSLADDEISETDYIIIDDVQLVYDVTSISNKQMADLVGSNIVTNSLNLKSNVDELYVYNSSGILALSAANTQNADFSSLPEGLYMVTLKKGNSVGTMKVIKK, from the coding sequence ATGAAAAAACAACTACTATTTATTGCTTCACTTTTTGCAGCATTTAATCTTTCCGCACAAACTCAGCTTCCAAACTCCAACTTTGAGGAGTGGTCAACTGACGAAGAATCCGAATCTGAACAACCTACGTCCTGGTTGCCTGCAACGGATTGTGACGTTACGCCATGTTTGGTTTATAGTGAAAAAACAACTGATAGCCACTCTGGCAGTGCTGTAAAAATCATTACTTTAAAAGATAGCGAATCTGGCGAAGTTTCTTCTTCCGTCCTCGGTGCTTTTGTTTTTCCATTTGCTGATAAACCTACAAAAGTTACCTTTTGGTATAAATCCTCCGCTACGGCAGGTGCAACTATTCAGTTGAATACCGGAAACATATTTGCTCCCGTCACTGTTGGCCAGGGGATTGGTATATTTTCAGCATCAACAGAATTCAAAAAAGCAGAATTCGACGTTACATACAGTTCCGAAGATGCTCCATTGTTTGTGATATTCGGAGTTTCTCTAGCAGATGATGAAATTTCCGAGACAGATTACATCATTATCGATGATGTTCAACTTGTATATGATGTAACTTCCATATCTAACAAGCAGATGGCAGACCTTGTTGGAAGTAACATTGTAACCAATTCCCTTAATCTGAAATCTAATGTAGATGAACTTTATGTTTACAATTCTTCTGGGATTCTTGCTCTTTCCGCTGCAAATACTCAGAATGCTGATTTCTCAAGCCTTCCGGAAGGTCTTTACATGGTGACCTTGAAAAAAGGCAATTCAGTAGGAACAATGAAAGTTATCAAAAAATAA